Proteins encoded by one window of Myxococcales bacterium:
- a CDS encoding thioredoxin domain-containing protein encodes MPPIVGETLLGTYRIESSEELPGGLSLGAAAADGTEVSWVALPLGAPVSRDPAPLLGDQDRYRIGAPGIAKPLGVAIEGNVLSVVYERRHSECLADWLQQPPRPRPSIAHAITAIASALAPLHDQGIAFGALRPELLRIGPEGVSIEGFALDAMLRALVGDRASVATTPLAYRAPEQQSSTPGPPTPAADVYALGVLATELVIGRALGPADERPTPRACGTDVSDAVEAAISRAVARSPVARPHDLIGFAQGLAEALLVPHYSPQGMPPASAPSASEASPPWAAGAPAPLVAPPAPAAPAPIPGAEGPSPNAAAAAPRPPAPPPRMDSMPPSGRGARGNAGWIVALLAGVGLMLAGVGGLFAYAMLRTPPTPVSTAATGTDAGVVPSIPSPRAPTVPGPTDDPDPEEPAEDAGAASAEPDSSAPLPSNGVRVVSGADLGSPLPLPADVPVWGSEKALVTIVVFGDLECPHTRRAQRALESLLRAFPNDVRLAFRHRPLAIHTRARDAARVAAGVRRDLGDTAFWRLMGQAAASSLDANRVELGKWVTSAGGQESQVETWLSQTDTDNEVGRDLQLAGLFDVRETPTFFVNGVRVEGFSSYDDLKRVVEKELTSARSVLTLGTALSELYATRVRKNLIGLGADVAARTCPPVAGSPERGATDALVTIVEFSEFQCPFCRRVQPTLDTLLAKHGGDLRVVWKNFPLDHHTQARPAAAFALEAFELGGPTKFWKAHDLLFASQADLTEPALEGLAQKLGLDATKLLEASRRRGHDPKIDGDARLGQKLGVSGTPAFFVNGRSLTGAQPIERFEAVIREELESARHLVGSGTPRGRIYDALCGVR; translated from the coding sequence GTGCCGCCCATCGTCGGTGAAACCCTGCTCGGTACGTACCGCATCGAGTCTTCGGAGGAGCTGCCGGGAGGGCTTTCGCTCGGTGCCGCCGCAGCGGATGGCACCGAGGTGAGCTGGGTGGCGCTACCACTCGGGGCACCCGTATCGCGTGACCCAGCGCCGCTGCTCGGTGATCAGGACCGCTACCGGATCGGGGCGCCGGGCATTGCCAAGCCGCTGGGAGTCGCGATCGAGGGCAACGTGCTCAGTGTCGTCTACGAGCGGCGTCACTCCGAGTGCCTGGCGGACTGGTTGCAACAACCTCCGCGCCCGCGCCCGTCGATCGCCCATGCCATCACTGCCATCGCTTCCGCACTGGCGCCGCTCCACGATCAAGGCATCGCCTTTGGTGCGCTCCGGCCCGAGTTGCTGCGCATCGGTCCAGAGGGTGTGAGCATCGAGGGGTTTGCGCTCGACGCCATGCTGCGCGCACTCGTTGGAGATCGAGCATCGGTCGCGACGACGCCGCTTGCGTATCGCGCGCCGGAGCAGCAGAGCTCGACACCCGGACCGCCCACGCCGGCCGCGGACGTGTACGCCCTCGGCGTGCTGGCGACGGAGCTCGTGATCGGGCGGGCGCTCGGGCCCGCCGACGAGCGACCGACCCCGCGCGCGTGCGGGACCGATGTGAGCGACGCGGTCGAGGCGGCGATCTCCAGAGCCGTGGCGCGCTCCCCGGTGGCGCGGCCTCACGACCTGATCGGTTTTGCGCAGGGCCTCGCCGAGGCGCTGCTGGTGCCGCATTATTCGCCTCAGGGCATGCCGCCGGCGAGCGCTCCGAGTGCGTCGGAGGCTTCGCCGCCATGGGCAGCGGGGGCGCCGGCTCCGCTGGTTGCGCCGCCTGCCCCAGCCGCGCCCGCGCCAATCCCAGGTGCGGAGGGTCCGTCCCCCAATGCAGCCGCAGCAGCGCCGCGGCCGCCCGCGCCGCCACCGCGAATGGACTCGATGCCGCCGTCGGGTCGAGGAGCGCGCGGCAACGCAGGCTGGATCGTGGCGCTTCTGGCGGGCGTGGGACTGATGCTCGCTGGCGTGGGCGGGCTGTTTGCGTACGCGATGCTGCGCACACCGCCGACTCCGGTCTCGACCGCCGCGACCGGCACCGATGCTGGTGTCGTGCCCAGCATTCCGTCGCCGCGAGCGCCGACCGTGCCGGGGCCGACGGATGATCCCGACCCGGAGGAGCCCGCCGAGGACGCCGGAGCCGCGAGCGCCGAGCCCGATTCGAGCGCGCCGCTCCCGAGCAACGGTGTGCGCGTCGTGAGCGGTGCCGACCTTGGGTCGCCGCTGCCGCTTCCCGCGGACGTTCCGGTCTGGGGCAGTGAAAAGGCATTGGTCACCATCGTCGTGTTCGGTGACCTGGAGTGCCCTCACACACGGCGAGCGCAGCGCGCGCTCGAGTCACTGTTGCGTGCGTTTCCCAACGACGTGCGGCTCGCATTTCGTCACCGGCCGCTCGCCATTCACACTCGGGCTCGGGACGCAGCCAGGGTGGCCGCCGGCGTGCGCCGCGATCTGGGGGATACCGCCTTCTGGCGACTGATGGGCCAGGCGGCGGCGAGTAGCCTGGACGCCAATCGCGTCGAGCTCGGCAAATGGGTGACCAGTGCCGGTGGTCAGGAGTCGCAGGTCGAGACCTGGTTGTCGCAGACCGACACCGACAACGAGGTCGGCAGGGATCTACAGCTTGCAGGTTTGTTCGACGTGCGCGAGACACCGACCTTCTTCGTCAACGGTGTCCGCGTCGAGGGGTTTTCCAGCTACGACGACCTCAAACGGGTGGTGGAGAAGGAGCTGACGTCGGCACGCAGCGTGCTCACGCTGGGCACGGCCCTCTCCGAGCTCTACGCCACCCGCGTGCGCAAGAACTTGATTGGGCTGGGTGCCGACGTCGCGGCTCGCACCTGTCCGCCGGTCGCCGGCTCGCCGGAGCGTGGGGCGACCGACGCGCTGGTGACGATCGTCGAGTTCTCCGAGTTCCAGTGCCCGTTCTGCCGAAGGGTTCAGCCGACGCTCGACACACTCCTGGCAAAACACGGCGGCGATCTGCGCGTCGTATGGAAGAACTTCCCGCTGGATCACCACACCCAGGCGCGGCCGGCGGCTGCCTTCGCCCTCGAAGCGTTCGAGCTCGGTGGTCCGACCAAGTTCTGGAAGGCTCACGATCTACTGTTTGCGTCTCAGGCAGATCTCACCGAACCAGCGCTCGAGGGTTTGGCGCAGAAGCTCGGGCTCGATGCAACGAAGCTGCTGGAAGCGTCGCGACGCCGCGGCCATGATCCGAAGATCGACGGAGACGCGCGCCTCGGGCAGAAGCTCGGTGTCAGCGGGACACCAGCGTTCTTCGTCAACGGCCGGTCACTGACGGGCGCTCAGCCCATCGAGCGATTCGAGGCCGTGATTCGCGAAGAGCTGGAGAGCGCGCGTCACCTGGTGGGCAGTGGAACACCGCGGGGACGTATCTACGACGCCCTGTGTGGGGTGCGCTGA